In Sphingobacterium sp. R2, the genomic stretch CTGAGTAAACGCTCTTTGTCCTTCATGATCAGATCGTAAGCTGATATATCGTCAGAATCTTCTTTGCCACGTTTTAGTGATGGGTCTATAGATTTTCCTTTCTTATCTATGGAGAAGTAGCCCTCATGTATCTTGCCTGCATCATCACGCTGTAGATAATCAAAATAGTTGGGTGGCATATAGCCTTTGTGTGCCTGACTTGGATCGGTATCTTTTAGGTAGTCATTATAATCTTGCTGGAATAGGTCCAAAAAGTCATTACGTACCTTATTATATTCCTCCTCAAATATTTGGGCATATTCACCAAGTTCTTTTTCACCATTGCCATCGTATATACGATATTTCTCCACCGAATCGATGAAGAATAAGCTCAATACTTTAATTCCCTTATCAAAAAGTTGTTTTTCTTTTTGAAGATGCGATAAGATCGTTTCCCTAATTTGTACCCTGCGGAATGCCAATTCATCTTTGTCGTTCACGATATCTCCGGGATAAATATCCTCACCATTGACGACTATTTTATTGAGATACCCGTTTACCTCTGTAATAGTATGATTTTTATAGACGGGAAGGTTACCAGATAGTTCGTAAAGATTAGCACCTTCGGCTAATTTTCTGCGAACTTTTTTCACTCCATCTCCTGACCGTTCTTCAAACTCTACTACCGCAAATGGCGGCTTCGTTGTACTCAGGCTAATTTGTTCGAGATAGAGGTAGCCCGTTGTGCCCGTCGAACCTTTTAGGTTAATTCCTTTCACCTGGATTTTTTTGACCAACTTTTGGTGGTAAGCATCGAGAGCATCTAGCCGAAATACCTTATTATATTCTACCTTGTGCGTAGCCGAATAGCGTAAGGTAAATAGCGGATTGAAATCTTGCATGCTTTTCAGTGTTTTTTCCCCATCTACGGATTGAGGTTCGTCAATGATCAAGATTGGATTTGTCTGCGCAAGGATATCGATAGGCTTACGCGTTCCGAATTGATCAAGCTCCATATAGATACGCCGTGCATCCGCACCACTAGCGTTGAAGGCCTGCGTGTTAATAATCATAACTGATATGCGGTTGTCGGAAGCAAAACTCTCTATATCTTGTGGTCTACCGGAATTATAGATAAATGGATTGATCTTATGTCCGTACAGCTCTTGGAAATGATCCTGCGTCACCTGAAACGATTTATACACACCTTCACGGATAGCAATGCTTGGCACGATTACAATAAACTTACTCCATCCATAATGTCTGTTTAGCTCATACATGGTACGGATATAGGTATAAGTCTTACCTGTACCCGTTTCCATTTCTATGGTCAGGTTATAGCCAAGCTTCACACCTTTAGGACGTTCAATGCTTTGGCTTTTGCTCAGTCCCTGTCCCCGCTGTACCTCCTGTATATTTTCGAGAATCTGATTATCTACTACCTGAATTAGGCTATTTCGATAACCAATATCTTCTAGAATTTCATGGTCAAAGGCCGAAGTCTGTATAGCACCGCTGGCAGCCTGTTTTGCTTTTCGGATAAGCTCTCGACTCCGCTCAAGGGTAAATCGATTCGTTTTCAACGGTTGTCCTTGAAAACAATCGACCACGGTTTTGGCCGCCTGAATCTGAAAGTCCTGTTCTTTAAATTGTAATTTCATGTTTCAGCTTATTTTTTGGCGGCACGGTAAGCCTGTTTGAAATGATTTGGCATGTCTGGGATTGTGTATTCCAGTATTCCTTTCTCACGAAGGGGTTTTATAAAATTAGACAAGAGGTATTTTTCTGTTTTGTTGAGTATTGTAGAAAGCTCATGTAGCTGAAAACTATCTGTCTCACAAAGTCGGTAAATAAAATCTGCTAACAAGGTTTTGTCTTGTATTCGCTTTCTATACAATGGTATTTCATTTATCAGTTCTTGAGGCAGGCGCTTTAAAATATCCTCAGATATTGTACCTTCAACATTACGAGGTAGTTCACTAACAGCTAGAGGTAGTTCACTATCAGCTACAGGTGGTTCAATATCAGCTACAGCTGGTTCACTATCTTCGAGAATTTGTATTTCAATATCATCAACTGGTGCACTAACGCTTACAGGTGGTTTACTATCTTCTGCTCCATCTCCGGCAATAAAGTTTTTACCGACAACATAATAGGTAGCTCTACCTTTACCTTTTTGAATTAGTAATTCTTTAATACGCATATCCCTAAGATCACTACTGGCTTTGAGAATATCTACACCGTTAAGCTGTCTATACGAAGAATTATCTATAGCACCGACTTCACGAGTAAAAATTAACGCACGTTTCTGATCTTCATTTAGCGAATAATTTTCAAAAGTCGACAGCCATTGTACATCATCCACTCCCAAAAAGTGATGAAGAAGTAAACGTACGGTAAATTGGTTACGACCATGATCACTTTCGAATGTCGGCGGTAAAAGGTTTGCTTTTTCCATCAAAGCCCTCATCGTACGTATTCCCGAACCTTTGGTCTCCGCCAAGTTAGTTTCATGGAATACAGCTGCAATAAATGGGTTTCGGCTCTTCGAGCCCGGTTCTCCCAAATTATCCTCCGGTTTTAAGGAAAAGCCAGGGTTCTTAATCTCGATGCGGTTACCATAGCGGATAATCTGTATAGGTTGGTTCTCCCGATAAGTTCTATGGATCAATGCGTTGACAATAGCCTCACGAAGGACACGAGTAGGCAGTCCATTACTTTCGGCTTGTAGTTCGCCTTCAGGAAGAATAAAGCCTTTAGGAAGGTCATCCGTAATCTGACTAAAGACACGTTGCACCATCTCTAAAAGCGAACCACGCATGTCAATAGTGGTAAACCTATTTTCGGGATCTTCCATCCATTCATTACCCGGAACCCGTATATAATCCACACGGACCATAGGCAACAGCCGGCGATGTGCTACTCGTTTTCCAAAAATCAGTAAGCCTGCGTATGTCAGTTGGATTTCTCCTTTTTCTTTTCGGATGCACCCTAATGAATAGAGTAAATCTTCGTCATTGTACTGCAGTTCTTCCGCAAAAGAATTTACCTTACTACGAAGCTGTCTATATAATGCAAGAGCTTCTTCACTAATATCATCGAGAGAAGAACCGCCTACCAAAGTACTATCAAAACTATCTTCTTTATTAAAGAATACAAACAGATCATCGTCTGTACAGCGTTGGTCTGAAGATCCTATACGGCGATAAGCTCCGTGAGGTAACTTCTCACTTTTAAAATAGATTGGTTTCTGTCCATTCGGAAGCTCTGGCACATAAGCTACGATAACATTTTTTCCGTCGACAGATTCGACATGTATAATAGGGCGAATGGATTGGTTAAACATCGACGCACACTGCGAGCTCAGGTCAAGCTGTATTTTATCTGACTGTTCTACCCCAGAGGCATAGTAAGTTGGGAATAAAGATAACTCTTCCTTTTCTACACCAAACAAGATGTAACCACCTCCCAGACCTGGTTCGTTGGAGAAGGCACACACGCTTTCCAATATGGATCGATCAATAGCACTTCCGCGCTTAGCTTCTATCCAATTACATTCATCGGTGTGATTGAGCTGTTGAATTAATTCTGCTGCATTTTTCATTAGATCACCTTCATTTCAGTTTCTGGACTCAATTGCTTCAGCAATTGCTTGACATTGACCTTCGCTGTGTCATCCTTAAATCCGTTATCCCTAAAGACCACACGTAAAGGTTTATCTTTTGCTATTTCTTTGGCAAATGTCTCATCAAGTCCTTTATCGAAACATGCATATAATGAATCTTCAGCAACGCGGAAAACTTCCTTTCCTACAATTTCCAATCGTTCAATCTTCAAACTCAATGGAAGTCCCCAGTCGAGCATGACTTGTGCCAGAAGGTCATCTGCTGTTCGGTCAGATTTTACATTATCTGCAAACAAGTCTAGATTCGCTTGCGTATATTCTTGAGGTTTATAATATACTTCCTGCATATTACTATCATCCAGTCGGTACACACGAAATCCGTAATCTATCTCTGCACCAGTTTCTTCTTTGATTTTCTTGGCGGCAAGACGAATACGTTCTTTACCTATCTCACAGATGTTTTTGTATCCAGCATTGTAAGCTTCACTTTTTTCATCAGTAGATTCAGGAAGTTGGACCATAATGTATTTACATTTACCATCGTTTTTTTCAGCATTCATTTTCATTACCGAATGAGCAGTGGTGGCTGAGCCGGAGAAGAAGTCGAGGATGATAGAATCTTTATCAGTATTTGCTAATGTTATAAGCCTACTCACTAATCTTTGAGGTTTAGGGCCATCGAAATGTCCTCTCCCTTCAAAGAGTGAAACCACCTCTTTAGCTCCTTCTTGACTATGCCCAACATCTTTATAAAATAATATTGAAGTTGGAGCCATACCATCGAACTTTAGATCTGTCAAGAAACGCTTTATTGACGGCACACTATTTCCATCAGTACCAAACCAAATTCTATTATCACGGAGTCTCTCGAAGAACGCATTCTTCGAGAGCCTCCAGCAGCGCCCTGCTGGAGGTTCTACAACCCGCCCAGAAGGAGTGGTTATTGGGTAATCGTTATCCGCATTATAGGTTTTAACAGACATATCACTAGGTTTCCATACTCCCCTGGGGTCATTATCAAAATTTCTATAACGAGCATTTGCTGCATCAGTTCTTTCGATTCGACCTATCTTGAAACTATCAACGGACTTAGCATACATTAAAATATAGTCATGACTATTCGAAATGAACTTCGCATCGTTTTTTGGTGAATATGCTCTTTCCCATACTAATTCTGCCACAAAATTCCCTTCTCCAAAAATTTCGTCACAAATTTTTCTTGAATTATGCACCTCATTATCATCGATAGAGATAAAAATTACACCGTCCTCTTTAAGAAGATTTCGAGCCAATTTCAGCCTTGGGTACATCATACTAAGCCAATTGGAATGGTAACGTCCGGCTGTTTCCGGGTTAACGACTAAGCGCTGATTGTACTTATCCTTTTGTCCACTTTCAAAAAGCTCTTCCTGAGTATCTTTAGCAAAGTTGTCTTTATAGACGAAGTCCTTTCCTGTATTATATGGAGGGTCTATGTAAATCATTTTGATTTTACCAAGGTAACTTTCCTGTAATAGCTTAAGCACTTCCAGATTGTCGCCCTCAATATAGATGTTTTCGGTATTGTCAAAATCTACCGAATCTTCACGAATAGGACGAAGTGTCTTGGTTGTTGGCGAGTTTGCAATTACTATCGCTTCTTTCTTCCCTGGCCACTCCAGACGGTAGCGTTCTTTGTTACCTTCCACAACGGCATGACTCAATTCTTGTCGTAATAAATCAAAGTCTATAGCCTTTCCTGTACCACTTTCAGTCACGCAGTTCGGAAACAACTCCGCTAATTTTTCTATATTCTGATTCACTAAATTTGCTGATTGCATATCCAATTTGTCTACACTCATTTCGCTATTCTATTAAGGTTATTTAATTGTCTTCAATGCCAGTTCCAATGCTTCCTTTTGATGCGATTCCGTTTCCACTGTTTTAAGAACACGATCCGCTAGCTTGATTAAAGAAAACATATACACCATCTCATCAAATGTGCTGAATTATAGCTTATACTCTCTATTTAAAAGAATTATTGATACAATCTCATCATCCTTAGGTCAATTAACTTTTTGCAGACTATTATTCGAAGTGTCCCTCACTTGCATTTTTGTAGAATCCAAAAATAGACGTTTTAATTTCGATATCTCTAAACTATTTAATTCTATTTTACTTTCTAATTCTGTAATTTCTTCATTTGATTTTGACTTCCCATGCTCAAAGAATGCATATGTTGCAATTACTATGAAAGGTATTATAAGTATTGAATAAAATATATTAGTTTTTCTTTCCGAATTGAGTATTAAAACACCATTAATTGGCTTCTTACTTTCAATGCCTATTCGTTCACTTACCTTTAAGGCTTCTTTTAGAGCTGAGGGTAATTCATTATTCTTTTCAAGAAAATCGATATGTGTTGATGTCGCTTTAAGGAATAGATGATACCAAAATCTATCTATAAAATAGAAGAGAATAATGATAAGTGCTCCCATAAGAGAAAACCACATCAGAATATTAATTTCTTCCAGATAAACCTTTTCTTTATACAAATATCCTAATCCTGCTATGAAAAATGTAAAACCTGTAATTGCTAAACTCTTTATTGTTAAGTTTATTGAATTAAAGTGCATTTGGATGTCAATACACTTAGACCATATCGTTATAAAATTTAGAGAATCCTGTTTTTCCGTATTTTCCATGTTTTAAAATAGGTTCAGTATTTGATTGAAGTTTGTTATTTCCAAGTTTGGTTTAATAGTTATTCCTTCTGTTTGTTTTTTTATTTTTGCTTCATATTGGACATCTTCTTCTGACCAATGCGATACTTTTTGAAGTAGTTTATAACTTTCGTCAATAGGGATATCTCCGTATTTAGCGTGAACAGAAAAAACATTAGCATCATTTGCCATCGCAATGTCTTTTTGAAGCTTATCCCCAACATAAATAGCATCTTCCGCAGTGAAATTATTTTCTTTTAATATTGTTAATAATACGTCTTTATTGGGTTTTTTTGTACCTTTTGGAAGCTCATTTAATTTAATGGATTTTGAAATATATTGATCTTTTTGGTAAAAACGTTTTGTCATGTCTTTTTTCCCTAAATCGATCGGAGCATAGATAGAATCAAAGAAAGACTCGAGTCCTAGTTGTTTGATTCTTTTTAATGTATGAAAAGTATTGCTTTCTGTAAAGCCAATTATTTTTATATTTTTTGAACGTAAAACTTCTAATGTTTCTAAGACATTTGGATATAGCATCAGATTGTGAACTCTATCTGAGTTATATTTGTGCATGATAGTTTTATTTCCTATAAATGCCTTATTTCTTATAAAATTTATATCGTCAATTGTTAAGGATTCAATTTCGTCTATTTCATGTGAAGCTTCACTAGTGTGATATTTTTGATGTACAGCCCGGAAGTCTTTATAAAGTTTTTCAGGATCTTTACCCAAATGTTCAATTATATTGTTATAAAAATTATTAGACGATTCATACCACATTTTAAACCAATTCCAAATAGTGTCGTCTAAATCTGTTATTAATACTTTTTTCATAAATTATCATTTATCGTTATATGGTTACACCATATTTATCTCCAAAAAACTCGTCTAAATGAGCTTGGTTTGTCTCATTTAAGAGGAAATCAAGCTCCTCTTCCGACAAATCACATACACCGAAATTGTTGATGTAAGTGCTATTCAAAGAATAGTATTTATTGGAATAAGGTTTACTAGTAGATTCTATGTAATACCAGAACACTTTTGATTCCATGATCTTACGAGCGATTTCTACATCCTGTTCACTCTCACCTATGAGCGCCAAACCATTATAAAACATCAAGTTTTCGTCATGGTCAACTAGAAAAGATGGAGTGACATCAGAGAATTTTGGAAAGAACAATTTATGTCTCATTCTCTCTAACGACTGTGTCCGGCCATAGGCATACCAATTGTCATATTTTTTTGCTCCTCCTTTGTCGCGCTCATCTAGAATACTCCTTTTATATTTTAGATAACGATATGCATTAGGATATAGATCTTGAATCTTTTCTTCTGGCATAATCGTGACTCGATTGCCCGTTTGTTCATAAGGAAAAATAACCTTTTCTTTCAAAGAATTTATATCCTTTACACGGCTCAATTTATTCGAGTTAACGATTTCCTTACAGATACCACGTTCAATTTCGAACCGTTGTCCGTTCTGTAAGTAAAAGAAATTATCATCTTCATCAGCAGGGGAGAAGATGTAGATGTCATTTTTAAGTGTTGCGATGCCATGCCTCGTAGTGTATATTTCTCCAAACGGTCGACCGGTATTCTCGATAGCAGTTACAGTCGCTGTATTTCTTAAGTTCCAACCACTTCGGTTATTTAACGTGACATATGGCCGTATATGATGTTCTCTAGGTTCATTCAGAGTCTCTCCGGTAATGCTTGCATAACGTATTGCTTCGGCTTGACGATTATATATAAAGCAGATGCATACATATGTGTTCTTTGATTTGAAGATTTGTTCTGCTCCAAAATCTTCGATTATAAAATCAAGTTGATGATCTGAGAAATACTGTCGTAAAGCTCTTCCATTTAAGCTTTTAAAAAAGCTATTCATTGTGATGAAACCTAATACACCATTTGGCTGCAGGTTTTCGATTCCGATTTGAAAAAACGGTATATACAAATCAGTAAGACCTACCTGAGCCACTTCCCAATGTCTTAGGTTAAGGCGTGTTTGTTCGTCCATATTGCGGTAACGAACATAAGGTGGGTTACCCAACAAAATGGCGAATCCGACAAATCCAGGAACATTATCTGCCCAGTTGAACGTAAGTGCATCGCCAACATGGAGGTTGAAATTAAACTCTTCTGGATCTTCGTCTTCAGTAAGTGCCAAAAGGGTCAATAAAAGCCTAGCCCTTGTTGCTGAGTACTCTTGAATATCCAGCCCATAGAGGTTCTCGCTAAAGATCTGGAAATATGTTCTGTTTGTACGGGTTTTTAATTCTCTGGCAGCTGTGTATAAGAAACTTGCGCATCCACATGCGATGTCGCCAACAACAACTTCTTCTAAATTAGCGTGATTCTCAAATGCTTTGTTAACAATATATTCACGTATGTTAATAGGGGTGTAGATCGCTCCATTAACTATTCGATCTGCAGGAGAAACAACATTTTCGAAAAGCTTAATAACTGTTTCTAATGTAATTTCACTAAATTGTTCTGCAAGTAATTCTCGAAATTCACCTAATAGCCTGTATTCTTCTTCGAATGCTTCCGTAATAATATACTCATGTATAAATTGATTGTTTTCTGGAAGTATTTCATTATCATAAATATACGCCGATACAATTAATCGGTCCGCTTCGATTGGATCGAGAAATGCTAAAAAAGCGAATATTTTTTTCATATGCGAAGTTAGCGAATATCTTGCAATTAGCTTGTGAGTTTTTTAGTTTGGTTTGAGTTGTAGGGATTCGTAGAATCTTTTAAATGAAATATAGCTTCCACTTGGGATAATTTTTGATCAAGATTCTCCAATAGGATTAAAGCATTTTTGTTTCCTGATTTAGCTAGGTTAAAAAGTACCTTTTTCTGTTCAATGATTATATTTATTAATTCTTCATATCTCTTTTTAGCTATTCTACTACGTCTTTCGATGATTAGCTGAGCGCGATTTAAATATAGCTTATTACTTAAATATATGCCGGTCAAATTTTTCCCTGTTGCTAATCCCGTTATGCCATCGACCCCAAATAATAATGCATAATCGACTTTTGAG encodes the following:
- a CDS encoding type III restriction-modification system endonuclease; the protein is MKLQFKEQDFQIQAAKTVVDCFQGQPLKTNRFTLERSRELIRKAKQAASGAIQTSAFDHEILEDIGYRNSLIQVVDNQILENIQEVQRGQGLSKSQSIERPKGVKLGYNLTIEMETGTGKTYTYIRTMYELNRHYGWSKFIVIVPSIAIREGVYKSFQVTQDHFQELYGHKINPFIYNSGRPQDIESFASDNRISVMIINTQAFNASGADARRIYMELDQFGTRKPIDILAQTNPILIIDEPQSVDGEKTLKSMQDFNPLFTLRYSATHKVEYNKVFRLDALDAYHQKLVKKIQVKGINLKGSTGTTGYLYLEQISLSTTKPPFAVVEFEERSGDGVKKVRRKLAEGANLYELSGNLPVYKNHTITEVNGYLNKIVVNGEDIYPGDIVNDKDELAFRRVQIRETILSHLQKEKQLFDKGIKVLSLFFIDSVEKYRIYDGNGEKELGEYAQIFEEEYNKVRNDFLDLFQQDYNDYLKDTDPSQAHKGYMPPNYFDYLQRDDAGKIHEGYFSIDKKGKSIDPSLKRGKEDSDDISAYDLIMKDKERLLSFEEPTRFIFSHSALKEGWDNPNVFQICALKSAETGSQTRRRQEVGRGMRLCVDKRGVRQDFELIGEQVHEVNKLTVVASESYEAFAKGLQTEIAATLADRLQKAEIEYFVGKVVINEQGESRRLTEDDGKKLNKLLYKHDVIDVDDKITAEGQELIEQGKIPLPEQLESYRKSIIQLLQSIYTGESFKPEDERQTIVLQTNPNFKKKEFQALWDKINLKTVYEVRFDTERLVYESKTLINAKLHISTRMYEVKTGELEDGTKEQMAQGLLIRESKRQYMKLDNNLYTNALYDIVGEIEQKTNLTRRTIVDILKSIHEEKFLMLRRNPEEFIAKCSKLINEAKAKLIINNIVYHKIEDRHDAKTVFTNDKSALRNSDLLKKHIYDYLTSDSKIEADFAEALENSLEVVVYAKLPKSFYISTPVSNYSPDWAIVFDKGKVRHIYFVAETKGSDSDMDLREIEKLKIHCAQEHFKEISGGVVKFDTISNYGKLLDIVQVI
- a CDS encoding ATP-binding protein, with product MKNAAELIQQLNHTDECNWIEAKRGSAIDRSILESVCAFSNEPGLGGGYILFGVEKEELSLFPTYYASGVEQSDKIQLDLSSQCASMFNQSIRPIIHVESVDGKNVIVAYVPELPNGQKPIYFKSEKLPHGAYRRIGSSDQRCTDDDLFVFFNKEDSFDSTLVGGSSLDDISEEALALYRQLRSKVNSFAEELQYNDEDLLYSLGCIRKEKGEIQLTYAGLLIFGKRVAHRRLLPMVRVDYIRVPGNEWMEDPENRFTTIDMRGSLLEMVQRVFSQITDDLPKGFILPEGELQAESNGLPTRVLREAIVNALIHRTYRENQPIQIIRYGNRIEIKNPGFSLKPEDNLGEPGSKSRNPFIAAVFHETNLAETKGSGIRTMRALMEKANLLPPTFESDHGRNQFTVRLLLHHFLGVDDVQWLSTFENYSLNEDQKRALIFTREVGAIDNSSYRQLNGVDILKASSDLRDMRIKELLIQKGKGRATYYVVGKNFIAGDGAEDSKPPVSVSAPVDDIEIQILEDSEPAVADIEPPVADSELPLAVSELPRNVEGTISEDILKRLPQELINEIPLYRKRIQDKTLLADFIYRLCETDSFQLHELSTILNKTEKYLLSNFIKPLREKGILEYTIPDMPNHFKQAYRAAKK
- a CDS encoding site-specific DNA-methyltransferase; translated protein: MSVDKLDMQSANLVNQNIEKLAELFPNCVTESGTGKAIDFDLLRQELSHAVVEGNKERYRLEWPGKKEAIVIANSPTTKTLRPIREDSVDFDNTENIYIEGDNLEVLKLLQESYLGKIKMIYIDPPYNTGKDFVYKDNFAKDTQEELFESGQKDKYNQRLVVNPETAGRYHSNWLSMMYPRLKLARNLLKEDGVIFISIDDNEVHNSRKICDEIFGEGNFVAELVWERAYSPKNDAKFISNSHDYILMYAKSVDSFKIGRIERTDAANARYRNFDNDPRGVWKPSDMSVKTYNADNDYPITTPSGRVVEPPAGRCWRLSKNAFFERLRDNRIWFGTDGNSVPSIKRFLTDLKFDGMAPTSILFYKDVGHSQEGAKEVVSLFEGRGHFDGPKPQRLVSRLITLANTDKDSIILDFFSGSATTAHSVMKMNAEKNDGKCKYIMVQLPESTDEKSEAYNAGYKNICEIGKERIRLAAKKIKEETGAEIDYGFRVYRLDDSNMQEVYYKPQEYTQANLDLFADNVKSDRTADDLLAQVMLDWGLPLSLKIERLEIVGKEVFRVAEDSLYACFDKGLDETFAKEIAKDKPLRVVFRDNGFKDDTAKVNVKQLLKQLSPETEMKVI
- a CDS encoding HAD family hydrolase — translated: MKKVLITDLDDTIWNWFKMWYESSNNFYNNIIEHLGKDPEKLYKDFRAVHQKYHTSEASHEIDEIESLTIDDINFIRNKAFIGNKTIMHKYNSDRVHNLMLYPNVLETLEVLRSKNIKIIGFTESNTFHTLKRIKQLGLESFFDSIYAPIDLGKKDMTKRFYQKDQYISKSIKLNELPKGTKKPNKDVLLTILKENNFTAEDAIYVGDKLQKDIAMANDANVFSVHAKYGDIPIDESYKLLQKVSHWSEEDVQYEAKIKKQTEGITIKPNLEITNFNQILNLF
- a CDS encoding N-6 DNA methylase; this encodes MKKIFAFLAFLDPIEADRLIVSAYIYDNEILPENNQFIHEYIITEAFEEEYRLLGEFRELLAEQFSEITLETVIKLFENVVSPADRIVNGAIYTPINIREYIVNKAFENHANLEEVVVGDIACGCASFLYTAARELKTRTNRTYFQIFSENLYGLDIQEYSATRARLLLTLLALTEDEDPEEFNFNLHVGDALTFNWADNVPGFVGFAILLGNPPYVRYRNMDEQTRLNLRHWEVAQVGLTDLYIPFFQIGIENLQPNGVLGFITMNSFFKSLNGRALRQYFSDHQLDFIIEDFGAEQIFKSKNTYVCICFIYNRQAEAIRYASITGETLNEPREHHIRPYVTLNNRSGWNLRNTATVTAIENTGRPFGEIYTTRHGIATLKNDIYIFSPADEDDNFFYLQNGQRFEIERGICKEIVNSNKLSRVKDINSLKEKVIFPYEQTGNRVTIMPEEKIQDLYPNAYRYLKYKRSILDERDKGGAKKYDNWYAYGRTQSLERMRHKLFFPKFSDVTPSFLVDHDENLMFYNGLALIGESEQDVEIARKIMESKVFWYYIESTSKPYSNKYYSLNSTYINNFGVCDLSEEELDFLLNETNQAHLDEFFGDKYGVTI
- a CDS encoding HNH endonuclease, which codes for MWKRIPKEKSIPPTIGKYSDWKPLLAVEGYHQCLYCTISESSFGGIRNFHVEHYRPKGIPRFSHLENDYSNLYYACAICNTFKSDDWPDDPDEMLTKACYPDPSKVDYALLFGVDGITGLATGKNLTGIYLSNKLYLNRAQLIIERRSRIAKKRYEELINIIIEQKKVLFNLAKSGNKNALILLENLDQKLSQVEAIFHLKDSTNPYNSNQTKKLTS